One Deinococcus grandis DNA window includes the following coding sequences:
- a CDS encoding branched-chain amino acid ABC transporter permease — MPASRFTQTGNYRVRYAQDQTIFATYAEQLSLLLLIAALFALPLILPRAWFPYLTQIVIFSVAVIGLNVTTGYTGLINIGQGAFMGVGAYATALAATRLNLPFYLAIPLGGVAGALIGTLVGLPSLRLKYLYLAIATLAFQIIFEWGVGHTPLLEQGGVIKPPTPQAFGVKDSFLNHNVFWYLVSLPVLISLALLWRNVLRTRHGRAMIAVRDNDRAAAAMGIHPGRAKLTAFLIGSFYAGVAGGLFMYFQKGAVIEDYSLGLSVKLLAMAIVGGLGSLPGSFLGPLFIVGLDRGVELLSQSALLGRVTAFAEGVDVASALRPFSFGMAIVLFLMFEPRGLANWWRLTRLYFKRWPFKF, encoded by the coding sequence ATGCCCGCCTCCCGCTTCACCCAGACCGGCAACTACCGCGTGCGGTACGCGCAGGACCAGACGATCTTCGCCACGTACGCCGAACAGCTCAGCCTGCTGCTGCTCATCGCCGCGCTGTTCGCCCTGCCGCTGATCCTGCCCCGCGCGTGGTTCCCGTACCTGACGCAGATCGTGATCTTCAGCGTCGCCGTGATCGGCCTGAACGTCACCACCGGTTACACCGGCCTGATCAACATCGGGCAGGGCGCGTTCATGGGCGTCGGCGCGTACGCCACCGCGCTGGCCGCCACCCGCCTGAACCTCCCGTTCTACCTGGCGATCCCGCTGGGCGGCGTGGCGGGCGCCCTGATCGGCACGCTCGTCGGGCTGCCCAGCCTGCGCCTGAAGTACCTGTACCTCGCGATCGCCACGCTGGCCTTCCAGATCATCTTCGAGTGGGGCGTGGGGCACACGCCGCTGCTCGAACAGGGCGGCGTGATCAAACCCCCCACCCCGCAGGCGTTCGGCGTGAAGGACTCCTTCCTGAACCACAACGTCTTCTGGTACCTCGTGAGCCTCCCGGTCCTGATCAGCCTGGCGCTGCTGTGGCGCAACGTGCTGCGCACCCGTCACGGCCGCGCCATGATCGCCGTGCGCGACAACGACCGTGCCGCCGCCGCCATGGGCATCCACCCGGGCCGCGCCAAACTCACGGCGTTCCTGATCGGCTCGTTCTACGCCGGGGTGGCCGGGGGGCTGTTCATGTACTTCCAGAAGGGCGCCGTGATCGAGGACTACAGCCTGGGCCTGTCCGTGAAACTGCTCGCCATGGCCATCGTGGGCGGCCTGGGCAGCCTGCCCGGCTCGTTCCTGGGACCGCTGTTCATCGTGGGTCTCGACCGGGGCGTGGAACTCCTGAGTCAGAGCGCCCTGCTGGGCCGCGTCACGGCGTTCGCCGAGGGCGTGGACGTCGCGTCCGCGCTGCGCCCGTTCTCGTTCGGGATGGCCATCGTGCTGTTCCTGATGTTCGAACCGCGCGGCCTGGCGAACTGGTGGCGCCTGACCCGCCTGTACTTCAAACGCTGGCCGTTCAAATTCTGA
- a CDS encoding branched-chain amino acid ABC transporter permease, translating into MNLDLLPQLLLAGVVIGSIYALAALGFVLIYKSSRVINFAHGQVIATGAFIAFALTQSGMNFWLAGLLAMLATFALGMLIERVFLRRMVGEPIISVIMVTIGLASVVDGLLHLTPYGAGNFSFTTPAALSGAGIDLLGTQLSRVQLAGVLAALALLGGFTYFFNRSTMGITMRAVADDQMAAMSVGTSVERVFALAWAFAGLTAAAAGVILGLMSGLTLTGLAGIGLKVFPVVILGGLDSVLGAIVGGILIGVLENLAAGYLDGLVPGGGTRDVFPFIVLLIVLLLRPYGLFGTKEIERV; encoded by the coding sequence ATGAACCTCGACCTGCTCCCGCAACTGCTGCTCGCCGGCGTCGTGATCGGCAGCATCTACGCGCTGGCCGCGCTGGGCTTCGTGCTGATCTACAAGTCCAGCCGCGTCATCAACTTCGCCCACGGGCAGGTGATCGCCACCGGCGCGTTCATCGCCTTCGCCCTGACCCAGTCCGGCATGAACTTCTGGCTGGCGGGCCTGCTCGCCATGCTCGCCACGTTCGCGCTGGGCATGCTGATCGAACGGGTGTTCCTGCGCCGCATGGTGGGCGAACCGATCATCAGCGTCATCATGGTCACCATCGGACTGGCCAGCGTCGTCGACGGCCTGCTGCACCTCACGCCCTACGGCGCGGGCAACTTCAGCTTCACCACGCCCGCCGCACTGAGCGGCGCCGGCATCGACCTGCTCGGCACGCAACTGTCCCGCGTGCAACTGGCCGGGGTGCTCGCCGCGCTGGCGCTGCTGGGCGGCTTCACGTACTTCTTCAACCGCAGCACCATGGGCATCACCATGCGCGCCGTCGCTGACGACCAGATGGCCGCCATGTCCGTCGGCACCAGCGTCGAGCGCGTCTTCGCCCTCGCGTGGGCCTTCGCGGGCCTGACCGCCGCCGCCGCCGGGGTCATCCTGGGCCTCATGAGCGGCCTGACCCTCACCGGACTGGCCGGCATCGGCCTGAAGGTCTTCCCGGTCGTGATTCTCGGCGGCCTCGACAGCGTCCTGGGCGCCATCGTGGGCGGCATCCTGATCGGCGTGCTGGAAAACCTCGCCGCCGGGTACCTCGACGGCCTCGTGCCGGGCGGCGGCACCCGCGACGTCTTCCCGTTCATCGTGCTGCTCATCGTGCTGCTGCTGCGCCCCTACGGCCTGTTCGGCACCAAGGAGATCGAACGTGTGTAA
- a CDS encoding AMP-binding protein yields the protein MTDVTTLTLPQLLARRAHDTPDAVALRHKQLGIWQETTYAAYHERAREVAAGLHALGVRRGDKVAIIAENIPAWAYTELGAQALGAISVGVYHTSVAAEVEYVLTYTDASVVLCEDEEQVDKLLERRAALGQVRHVIVEDPRGMSKHAGDDWIMTFDDLLALGRAQPDDHYARESAQGHPDDVCHFSLTSGTTGQPKAAMLSHRNLLFMGQSLGQVEGFRAGQDYLSFLPMAWIGEQMMTVGVALANGVTVNFPESSHTAMHDLVEIGPHFMFAPPRIWEGLQSQVFIRVQESYPLNRAAYRTLLRWSTDAADASLRGKRPTGLAALKRFVAYHALTRPLLDQLGLLRLKHAYTGGAALGPDVFRFYHGLGVNLKQIYGQTENIGIAYVHRDGDVRFDTVGLPLPGGECRISDTGEILSRSPAVCQGYYKKADATADTIRDGWLHSGDAGRLTPEGHLVVIDRLSDVMHAAGGETFSPQYIENRLKFSPYIKEAVVFGDGQDDVTAFLNVDPLTAGQWAERHRLAYTTYMDLSSKPEVADLIRKEVAGINALLEEHERVRRFVLLYKLLDADDDELTRTGKVRRAAIRTKYAPIVDALYDGSQQVRVHATFRYQDGQEQHVDTDVQIHRADPPAPVTAPHARQVTA from the coding sequence ATGACCGACGTCACCACCCTGACCCTCCCGCAGCTGCTCGCCCGGCGCGCCCACGACACCCCGGACGCCGTCGCGCTGCGCCACAAGCAGCTGGGCATCTGGCAGGAAACCACCTACGCCGCGTACCACGAACGCGCCCGCGAGGTCGCCGCCGGCCTGCACGCCCTGGGCGTCCGGCGCGGCGACAAGGTCGCCATCATCGCCGAGAACATCCCCGCGTGGGCCTACACCGAACTGGGCGCCCAGGCCCTCGGCGCGATCAGCGTCGGCGTGTACCACACCAGCGTCGCCGCCGAGGTCGAGTACGTCCTGACCTACACCGACGCCAGCGTCGTCCTGTGCGAGGACGAGGAACAGGTGGACAAACTCCTGGAACGCCGCGCCGCGCTCGGCCAGGTCCGGCACGTGATCGTGGAGGACCCGCGCGGCATGAGCAAACACGCCGGGGACGACTGGATCATGACCTTCGACGACCTGCTCGCCCTGGGCCGCGCGCAACCCGACGACCACTACGCCCGCGAATCCGCCCAGGGCCACCCGGACGACGTGTGCCACTTCAGCCTCACCAGCGGCACCACCGGCCAGCCCAAGGCCGCCATGCTCAGCCACCGCAACCTGCTGTTCATGGGCCAGTCCCTCGGGCAGGTCGAGGGCTTCCGGGCCGGGCAGGACTACCTGAGCTTCCTGCCGATGGCGTGGATCGGCGAGCAGATGATGACCGTCGGCGTGGCACTCGCCAACGGCGTCACCGTGAACTTCCCCGAGAGTAGCCACACCGCCATGCACGACCTCGTCGAGATCGGCCCGCACTTCATGTTCGCCCCGCCCCGCATCTGGGAAGGGCTGCAGAGCCAGGTGTTCATCCGCGTGCAGGAATCCTACCCGCTGAACCGCGCCGCGTACCGCACCCTGCTGCGCTGGAGCACCGACGCCGCCGACGCCAGCCTGCGCGGCAAGCGCCCCACCGGGCTGGCCGCCCTGAAACGCTTCGTCGCGTACCACGCGCTGACCCGCCCGCTGCTCGACCAGCTGGGCCTGCTGCGCCTGAAGCACGCCTACACCGGCGGCGCGGCCCTCGGCCCGGATGTGTTCCGCTTCTACCACGGGCTGGGCGTGAACCTGAAACAGATCTACGGACAGACCGAGAACATCGGCATCGCGTACGTCCACCGCGACGGGGACGTCCGCTTCGACACCGTCGGCCTGCCCCTCCCGGGCGGCGAGTGCCGCATCAGCGACACCGGCGAGATCCTCTCCCGCAGCCCCGCCGTGTGCCAGGGCTACTACAAGAAAGCCGACGCCACCGCCGACACCATCCGGGACGGCTGGCTGCACTCCGGCGACGCGGGCCGCCTGACCCCCGAAGGGCACCTCGTCGTCATCGACCGCCTGTCGGACGTCATGCACGCCGCGGGCGGCGAGACCTTCAGCCCGCAGTACATCGAGAACCGCCTGAAATTCAGCCCGTACATCAAGGAAGCCGTCGTGTTCGGCGACGGACAGGACGACGTGACCGCCTTCCTGAACGTCGATCCGCTCACCGCCGGGCAGTGGGCCGAACGCCACCGCCTCGCGTACACCACCTACATGGACCTGAGCAGCAAACCCGAAGTCGCCGACCTGATCCGCAAGGAAGTCGCGGGCATCAACGCCCTGCTCGAAGAGCACGAACGCGTGCGGCGCTTCGTGCTGCTGTACAAGCTGCTCGACGCGGACGACGACGAACTCACCCGCACCGGCAAGGTCCGCCGCGCCGCCATCCGCACCAAGTACGCCCCCATCGTGGACGCGCTGTACGACGGCAGCCAGCAGGTGCGCGTCCACGCCACCTTCCGCTACCAGGACGGCCAGGAACAACACGTGGACACCGACGTGCAGATCCACCGCGCCGACCCCCCCGCCCCGGTGACCGCGCCCCACGCGCGGCAGGTGACCGCATGA
- a CDS encoding ABC transporter ATP-binding protein: MPQLHVENVTLTFGGLNALTDVSLTVPEGEIVSIIGPNGAGKTSLLNCISGFYHPTRGQIRFGEHDLTHAAPNVITGYGVARAFQNLELFRGLSVTENLLLARHTHLRYGLLSSLLYYGRASRQEAQNRAYVEGIIDFMELEEHRAHPVGTLAYGIQKRVEVARALTLAPRLLLLDEPMAGMNVEEKEDMVRFILDIKREHGVTVVLIEHDLGVVMDISDRVYVLDFGQLIAAGTPAQVSADPRVIAAYTGAQELSA; the protein is encoded by the coding sequence ATGCCGCAACTGCACGTGGAGAACGTCACCCTCACCTTCGGCGGCCTGAACGCCCTGACCGACGTCAGCCTCACCGTCCCCGAAGGCGAGATCGTCAGCATCATCGGCCCCAACGGCGCGGGCAAGACCAGCCTCCTGAACTGCATCAGCGGCTTCTACCACCCCACCCGCGGCCAGATCCGCTTCGGGGAACACGACCTCACGCACGCCGCGCCCAACGTCATCACCGGCTACGGCGTCGCCCGCGCCTTCCAGAACCTCGAACTGTTCCGCGGCCTGAGCGTCACCGAGAACCTGCTGCTCGCCCGCCACACCCACCTGCGCTACGGCCTGCTGAGCAGCCTGCTCTACTACGGCCGCGCCAGCCGCCAGGAAGCCCAGAACCGCGCCTACGTCGAGGGCATCATCGACTTCATGGAACTCGAGGAACACCGCGCCCACCCGGTCGGGACCCTCGCCTACGGCATCCAGAAACGCGTCGAGGTCGCCCGCGCCCTGACCCTCGCGCCGCGCCTGCTGCTCCTCGACGAACCCATGGCCGGCATGAACGTCGAGGAGAAAGAAGACATGGTGCGCTTCATCCTCGACATCAAACGCGAGCACGGCGTCACCGTCGTCCTGATCGAACACGACCTCGGCGTCGTCATGGACATCAGCGACCGCGTGTACGTCCTGGACTTCGGGCAGCTGATCGCCGCCGGGACGCCCGCGCAGGTCAGCGCCGACCCGCGCGTCATCGCCGCGTACACCGGCGCGCAGGAGCTCAGCGCATGA
- a CDS encoding AMP-binding protein: MKIPLSPLSAVLRALTVHALRPALHAPDTEVMTYADLAGATARLVTHLRNLGVQTGAHVLLIGPNTTDALLAFHAVPLAGAVIVPLNPAFPDDALRFLAQHAQPAAALVDTRDLPRVQDTLTALNVPVVPTGPGAPLLERLGGLSPAPLTLPDTLDEDQPISINYTSGTTSDPKGVMLTHRAAFVNQANLLYHLNLRPPSRYLHALPLTHGNGWGAPWTVSAAGATHLLPGDSLRADLLTRGVTHLCASPALLAPLSDPAAPLTLGSPTRVLVAGTSPGPRLLGTLTAQGFEVLHGYGLIETSAILTLTDPADLPPAPPGQPPEALTRQGHPMAFAGEVRAVTEDGQPVPHDGFTPGEIVVRSNQVMRGYHRNRAATRRALEGGWLHTGDLAVTHPDGRLEILDRAGDLLHLGGQPVSSAQVEAALYRHPSVREAVVVAAPHPDAGQIAVAFVTLHPGAQVQGRELQRFCEPLLPAHACPRRVHVVTDLPKTASGKVLRHVLRRRAASPETSAAGLR, translated from the coding sequence GTGAAGATTCCCCTCAGCCCCCTGAGCGCCGTCCTGCGCGCCCTGACCGTTCACGCCCTCCGCCCCGCGCTGCACGCACCGGACACCGAAGTGATGACCTACGCCGACCTGGCAGGGGCCACCGCGCGACTCGTCACGCACCTGCGGAACCTGGGCGTGCAGACCGGCGCGCACGTCCTGCTGATCGGCCCGAACACCACCGACGCCCTGCTGGCCTTCCACGCCGTCCCGCTGGCCGGGGCTGTGATCGTCCCCCTGAATCCCGCCTTCCCCGACGACGCCCTGCGCTTCCTGGCGCAGCACGCCCAGCCCGCCGCGGCCCTCGTCGACACCCGCGACCTTCCCCGCGTGCAGGACACCCTGACCGCCCTGAACGTGCCCGTCGTGCCCACCGGCCCCGGGGCGCCGCTGCTGGAACGCCTGGGCGGCCTCTCCCCCGCCCCGCTGACCCTGCCGGACACGCTGGACGAGGACCAGCCGATCAGCATCAACTACACCAGCGGCACCACCAGCGACCCCAAGGGCGTCATGCTCACGCACCGCGCCGCCTTCGTGAACCAGGCGAACCTGCTGTACCACCTGAACCTGCGCCCCCCCAGCCGCTACCTGCACGCCCTGCCCCTGACGCACGGCAACGGCTGGGGCGCCCCGTGGACCGTCAGCGCCGCCGGGGCCACCCACCTGCTGCCCGGCGACTCGCTGCGCGCGGACCTGCTCACGCGCGGCGTCACGCACCTGTGCGCCTCTCCCGCGCTGCTCGCGCCGCTGTCGGACCCGGCCGCGCCCCTCACGCTGGGCAGCCCCACGCGGGTCCTCGTGGCGGGCACCAGCCCCGGCCCGCGCCTGCTGGGCACGCTGACCGCGCAGGGCTTCGAGGTACTGCACGGCTACGGCCTGATCGAGACGAGCGCCATCCTCACCCTGACCGACCCGGCCGACCTGCCCCCCGCCCCGCCCGGGCAGCCGCCCGAGGCCCTGACCCGCCAGGGACACCCCATGGCGTTCGCCGGGGAGGTCCGCGCCGTCACCGAGGACGGCCAGCCCGTTCCGCACGACGGCTTCACGCCCGGCGAGATCGTCGTGCGCAGCAACCAGGTCATGCGCGGCTACCACCGCAACCGCGCCGCGACCCGCCGCGCCCTGGAAGGCGGCTGGCTGCACACCGGCGACCTGGCCGTCACGCACCCCGACGGCCGCCTGGAGATCCTCGACCGGGCCGGGGACCTGCTGCACCTGGGCGGGCAGCCCGTCAGCAGCGCGCAGGTGGAGGCCGCGCTGTACCGCCACCCCAGCGTCCGCGAGGCGGTCGTGGTGGCCGCCCCGCACCCGGACGCCGGGCAGATCGCCGTGGCGTTCGTGACGCTGCACCCCGGCGCGCAGGTGCAGGGCCGCGAGCTGCAACGCTTCTGCGAGCCGCTGCTGCCCGCGCACGCCTGCCCGCGCCGCGTGCACGTCGTGACCGACCTCCCGAAAACGGCCAGCGGGAAGGTGCTGCGGCACGTGCTGCGCCGCCGCGCGGCGAGCCCCGAGACGTCGGCGGCGGGGCTGCGCTAG
- a CDS encoding ribonuclease HII gives MSVPSVTPDWSYEREHWRRGYFRVAGVDEAGRGAWAGPVTVAAVILPGTAAEYPFRDSKQLSAAQREAFAAQVREVAVSWAVEHAWPDEIDRLNILGATHAAAARALARLDPPPQALVTDYLKLRTDLPLTAPPKADALSYSVAAASLLAKTERDRLMLELDARHPGYGFAGHKGYGAPAHRAALRDLGVSEAHRRSFAPIRALLNEPERLL, from the coding sequence ATGAGCGTCCCCTCCGTCACCCCCGACTGGTCCTACGAACGTGAGCACTGGCGGCGCGGGTATTTCCGCGTGGCGGGCGTGGACGAGGCCGGGCGGGGCGCGTGGGCGGGTCCGGTGACGGTCGCGGCCGTGATCCTGCCGGGCACGGCGGCCGAGTACCCGTTCCGGGACAGCAAGCAGCTGAGTGCCGCGCAGCGCGAGGCGTTCGCGGCGCAGGTGCGCGAGGTGGCCGTCAGCTGGGCGGTGGAGCACGCCTGGCCGGACGAGATCGACCGGCTGAACATCCTGGGCGCCACGCACGCGGCGGCCGCCCGGGCACTGGCGCGGCTGGACCCGCCCCCGCAGGCACTGGTCACGGATTACCTGAAGCTCCGCACGGACCTCCCCCTGACGGCCCCCCCGAAGGCCGACGCGCTGAGCTACTCGGTGGCCGCCGCGAGCCTGCTGGCGAAGACGGAACGCGACCGACTGATGCTGGAACTGGACGCGCGGCACCCCGGCTATGGCTTCGCGGGGCACAAGGGGTACGGCGCTCCCGCCCACCGCGCGGCCCTGCGCGACCTGGGCGTCAGCGAGGCGCACCGCCGGTCGTTCGCGCCGATCCGGGCGCTGCTGAACGAACCCGAACGGCTGCTGTAG
- a CDS encoding MOSC domain-containing protein, whose protein sequence is MTFQQAQVIAVARDGIHRFSKAPQPGITLLAGLGVQGDAHAGDTVRHRSRVRADPAQPNLRQVHLIHAELFDQVAADGFRVQPADLGENITTRGLDLLALPRGTQLTFPSGAVVEVTGLRNPCAQIDAFQPGLMRRLIGTDDTGAPVFLAGVMGVVLEGGAVTPGDAIHVTLPPEPHEPLRRV, encoded by the coding sequence ATGACTTTCCAGCAGGCTCAGGTCATCGCCGTCGCGCGGGACGGCATCCACCGCTTCAGCAAGGCGCCGCAGCCAGGAATCACGCTGCTGGCCGGGCTGGGCGTGCAGGGCGACGCGCACGCGGGCGACACCGTGCGGCACCGTTCGCGTGTCCGTGCTGACCCCGCGCAGCCGAACCTGCGGCAGGTGCACCTGATCCACGCCGAACTGTTCGATCAGGTCGCGGCGGACGGCTTCCGCGTGCAACCGGCCGACCTGGGCGAGAACATCACCACGCGCGGCCTGGACCTGCTGGCCCTGCCGCGCGGCACGCAACTGACCTTCCCGTCCGGCGCGGTGGTCGAGGTGACGGGCCTGCGCAACCCCTGCGCGCAGATCGACGCGTTCCAGCCGGGATTGATGCGCCGCCTGATCGGCACGGACGACACGGGCGCCCCGGTGTTCCTCGCCGGGGTGATGGGCGTCGTGCTGGAAGGCGGCGCGGTGACGCCCGGCGACGCCATCCACGTGACGCTGCCGCCGGAACCGCACGAGCCCCTGCGGCGCGTGTAA
- a CDS encoding homoserine O-acetyltransferase family protein, protein MTALTHPTTTPFPLTAPDDAPERCQAPERPRLRVARLFRTQPLLLDCGVPVSDVRLAYHTYGTPQETATLVLHALTGTSAVHEWWPDFLGEGKPLDPERDYVICANVLGGCAGSSGPADLPTLNGQDAPLTLRDLARAGRALLEHLGVRRVRIVGGSMGGMLAYAWLLECPDLVEKAVIIGAPARHSPWAIGLNTAARSAIRVAPGGEGLKVARQIAMLSYRSPASFAATQAGQRAPGVPAITSYLHHQGEKLHARFCERTYVALTGAMDAFQPSDAELRTIRTPVLAVGISSDQLYPAVEVQASAALLPHARYVELNSIHGHDAFLMDAGDLPQQVSAFLNG, encoded by the coding sequence GTGACCGCCCTGACGCACCCCACCACCACCCCCTTCCCGCTGACCGCGCCGGATGACGCGCCCGAACGATGTCAGGCGCCGGAACGCCCCCGCCTGCGGGTCGCGCGGCTGTTCCGCACCCAGCCGCTGCTGCTCGACTGCGGCGTGCCCGTCAGTGACGTGCGCCTCGCCTACCACACCTACGGGACGCCGCAGGAGACCGCCACGCTGGTCCTGCACGCCCTGACCGGCACGAGCGCCGTGCACGAGTGGTGGCCGGACTTCCTGGGCGAAGGGAAACCCCTGGACCCTGAACGCGACTACGTGATCTGCGCGAACGTCCTGGGCGGCTGCGCCGGCAGCAGCGGCCCCGCCGACCTGCCCACCCTGAACGGCCAGGACGCCCCGCTGACCCTGCGCGACCTGGCCCGCGCGGGCCGCGCCCTGCTGGAGCACCTGGGCGTCAGACGCGTGCGGATCGTGGGCGGCAGCATGGGCGGCATGCTCGCGTACGCGTGGCTGCTCGAATGCCCCGACCTCGTGGAGAAGGCCGTGATCATCGGCGCCCCGGCCCGCCACTCCCCGTGGGCCATCGGCCTGAACACCGCCGCCCGCAGCGCCATCCGAGTCGCGCCCGGCGGGGAGGGGCTGAAGGTCGCGCGGCAGATCGCCATGCTCTCCTACCGCAGCCCCGCGAGTTTCGCCGCCACCCAGGCCGGGCAGCGCGCCCCGGGCGTTCCCGCCATCACGTCCTACCTGCACCACCAGGGCGAGAAGCTCCACGCGCGCTTCTGCGAACGCACGTACGTCGCCCTGACGGGCGCGATGGACGCCTTCCAGCCCAGCGACGCCGAACTGCGCACCATCCGCACGCCCGTCCTGGCCGTCGGGATCAGCAGCGACCAGCTGTACCCGGCCGTCGAGGTGCAGGCCAGCGCCGCACTCCTCCCGCACGCGCGGTACGTCGAGCTGAACAGCATCCACGGGCACGACGCGTTCCTCATGGACGCCGGGGACCTGCCGCAGCAGGTCAGCGCTTTCCTGAACGGCTGA
- a CDS encoding O-acetylhomoserine aminocarboxypropyltransferase/cysteine synthase family protein encodes MAHNFETLQVHAGQKPDPTTGAQQTPIYPTNSYVFQSPEHAADLFGLRQFGNIYSRIMNPTNAVFEDRVAALEGGVGALAVASGHAAQFLAITNVAQAGDNIVSSPNLYGGTVNQFRVTLKRLGIEVRFTSRDERPEEFTALIDDRTRAVYLETIGNPALNIPDFEAIAAAAHAQGVAVIVDNTFGAGGYYCQPLRHGADVVLHSASKWIGGHGNGIGGVIVDGGTFDWGNGRYPLMTEPSPSYHGLNFWETFGAGNPLGLPNVAFIIRARTEGLRDLGPTLAPQQAWQFLQGLETLSLRAERHADNALALASWLAAHPDVARVTYPGLSNHPHYDRAQHYLPRGAGAVLTFELRGGRAAGEAFIRSVALAQHVANVGDTRTLVIHPASTTHSQLEDAAQRAAGVTPGLVRVSVGIEHIDDIRDDFAQALAAALVEAGDVTGEGA; translated from the coding sequence ATGGCGCACAACTTCGAGACGTTGCAGGTTCACGCCGGGCAGAAGCCCGACCCCACCACGGGCGCGCAGCAGACGCCCATCTACCCCACGAACAGTTACGTGTTCCAGTCGCCGGAGCACGCGGCGGACCTGTTCGGCCTGCGGCAGTTCGGGAACATCTACAGCCGGATCATGAACCCCACGAACGCCGTGTTCGAGGACCGCGTCGCGGCGCTGGAGGGCGGCGTGGGGGCACTGGCGGTCGCCAGTGGGCACGCCGCGCAGTTCCTGGCGATCACGAACGTCGCGCAGGCGGGGGACAACATCGTGTCCAGCCCGAACTTGTACGGAGGGACCGTGAACCAGTTCCGCGTGACCCTGAAACGCCTCGGGATAGAGGTGCGTTTCACCAGCCGCGACGAGCGCCCCGAGGAATTCACGGCCCTGATCGACGACCGTACCCGCGCCGTGTACCTGGAAACCATCGGGAACCCCGCGCTGAACATCCCGGACTTCGAGGCGATCGCGGCCGCCGCGCACGCGCAGGGCGTCGCGGTGATCGTGGACAACACCTTCGGCGCCGGCGGGTACTACTGCCAGCCCCTCAGGCACGGCGCGGACGTGGTGCTGCACTCGGCCAGCAAGTGGATCGGCGGGCACGGCAACGGCATCGGCGGCGTGATCGTGGATGGCGGCACCTTCGACTGGGGGAACGGCCGTTACCCCCTGATGACCGAACCCAGCCCCAGCTACCACGGCCTGAACTTCTGGGAGACCTTCGGCGCGGGCAACCCGCTGGGCCTGCCGAACGTGGCGTTCATCATCCGCGCCCGCACCGAGGGCCTGCGCGACCTGGGCCCCACCCTGGCGCCGCAGCAGGCGTGGCAGTTCCTTCAGGGCCTGGAAACCCTGAGCCTGCGCGCCGAACGGCACGCCGACAACGCCCTGGCGCTGGCGTCGTGGCTGGCGGCGCACCCGGACGTGGCGCGCGTCACGTACCCCGGCCTGAGCAACCACCCGCACTACGACCGCGCCCAGCACTACCTGCCGCGCGGGGCGGGCGCCGTCCTGACCTTCGAACTGCGCGGCGGGCGCGCGGCGGGCGAGGCGTTCATCCGCTCGGTCGCCCTGGCGCAGCACGTGGCGAACGTCGGGGACACCCGCACGCTGGTCATCCACCCGGCCAGCACCACCCATAGCCAGCTGGAGGACGCCGCGCAGCGCGCCGCCGGGGTCACGCCCGGACTGGTGCGCGTGTCGGTGGGCATTGAGCATATCGACGACATCCGCGACGACTTCGCGCAGGCGCTGGCCGCCGCGCTCGTCGAGGCCGGTGACGTGACCGGAGAGGGCGCGTGA